The genomic region CCCAGCCATCGAGAATCAGCAGCACAACTGGTTTATACATAAGATTTTTTATAAAATTTATATATTTATTCTAGCATTAAAAATCGCTTTTGACAATTTTTGTGATTTTTGCGTTTATCTGATATAATATAATTATTAGAAACTGGGATTTTCCAAAGTATAAAGCAATCGGGTACACACAGTAAACCACATGCAAATCAATAATTTATTTTTAGCGGAAATTTTCGGCATAATCGCGGGAATTCTTACCTCGATAAGATTAATTCCGCAGGTATTTAAAAGTTATAAAACAAAACAAACTCGCGATCTATCGCTGTATTTTTTGATAATTTTGTTTTTCCAAGCGCTGTTTTTGATCTTTTATGGAATATTCAAGCCCGATACCTTGATCGTTTATATGAACATATTGCCGTTTTTTTGTTCTATTATTTTGATCAAGCTTAAATTAAACCATAATTCATAATACGAATGGGTCCGAAAAATAAATTTGATTTTTTATTCAAAGAATTTATTTACGGGGGCCATCTTCAGTGTTTAGGGGCGTCAAGTATTATTTTTATTACGGCTTTTGTTTTAAAACTTAATATTCGGTTAGACGCTTTAATTGTGGCTTATTTGCTTTTTTATCCGCTTTATCTTTATAACCGCTGGAAAGAAATAGAAATTGATTATACTACTAACCCCGAAAGAACGAAATATCTGAAGACATATATTAAATATATGCCGTTTATTTTTGCGTCGGTTATTTTAATTTTAATTATTTTCCTTTTTCTCTTCGGTAATTTCACTTCCTTCGCGCTTGGAATGATCTTGCTCGTATTGGGATTAATGTACACGACAGTTTTTAAAAAAGTTACTCGAAAAATCATTCTTTTTAAAAATTTTTATGTGGCCTCGTTTTTTACGCTTTTGGTATTTTTTACGGCAATATACCATTCTTTACCCTTAATAAAGTCTCCGATCATAGTTCCCTTGGCGATACTTATGCTTTTTGTTTTCGGAAAAGCTTTTTTGATGCAAATTTTTTTAGACTTGAAAGATGTGGAAAGCGATAAAAAAGAAGGCTTAAAAACTCTTGGTGTTTTGATTGGCAGAGATAAAACATTTAAAGTGCTGAAAATTTTGAGTATCTTAACCACTGTTCCGGTCATTGTTATTTTTTCTCTTTTTGTGCCCTTGTTCCCGAAATCCGTCCTGATGCTTATTTTTACCGTTTTTTATAATTTTTATTCTTTTAAAATAGCCAAGGACAAGAATTATTTTGGTTATATACTTGGCAGCGGAGAATTTGTTTTATGGACAATCTTAATATTAAGCGGAGAAATTTTAATATAATATGACAGTTGATCTATTTATAATAAATAAAGTTCTTGTTACA from bacterium harbors:
- a CDS encoding SemiSWEET family transporter, translating into MQINNLFLAEIFGIIAGILTSIRLIPQVFKSYKTKQTRDLSLYFLIILFFQALFLIFYGIFKPDTLIVYMNILPFFCSIILIKLKLNHNS
- a CDS encoding UbiA family prenyltransferase; this translates as MGPKNKFDFLFKEFIYGGHLQCLGASSIIFITAFVLKLNIRLDALIVAYLLFYPLYLYNRWKEIEIDYTTNPERTKYLKTYIKYMPFIFASVILILIIFLFLFGNFTSFALGMILLVLGLMYTTVFKKVTRKIILFKNFYVASFFTLLVFFTAIYHSLPLIKSPIIVPLAILMLFVFGKAFLMQIFLDLKDVESDKKEGLKTLGVLIGRDKTFKVLKILSILTTVPVIVIFSLFVPLFPKSVLMLIFTVFYNFYSFKIAKDKNYFGYILGSGEFVLWTILILSGEILI